The following coding sequences are from one Humulus lupulus chromosome X, drHumLupu1.1, whole genome shotgun sequence window:
- the LOC133805422 gene encoding CSC1-like protein RXW8 isoform X1, which produces MKISALLTSAGINIAVCLILLSLYSILRKQPSNISVYFGRRIATGRSRRNDPYCFERFIPSPSWVLRAWESTEQDLLNIGGLDAVVFLRIVVFSIRIFTIAAVTCCFLVLPVNYYGQKRQYQQIPLESLEVFTILNVQEASKWLWVHCLTLYIITCSACVLLYFEYKSISKMRLAHISESPPNPSHFTVLVRAIPWSAEDSYSNSVKRFFMKYHASGYLFHQMVYKAGTIQKLMNDAEKMYMMFKDVSVEKSCAPSIIHCGNCVVEHTNSFKILSSEDTVKGKADFCDMDFPGSKKECATAFVFFKTRHAAVVASQVLQSSNPMLWVTDMAPEPHDVYWSNLWIPYGQLWIRKIATLMAAIAFMLVFLIPVTFVQGMTQLEQLQQTFPFLTGILKKKFVSGLFTGYLPSVILILALYTVPPVMMLFSAVEGSVSRSGRKKSACCKILYFTIWNVFFVNVFTGSVIRQLRVFSSVKDIPAQLAIAVPAQAGFFLTYVLSSGWASLACEVMQLYPLLCNLIKRFMLRIKSDSPDDPLSFPYHTDIPRLLLFGFIGFTCSILVPLILPFLLVYFILAFFVYRNQILNVYVSKYETGGQYWPIVHNTTIFSLVFMQIIALGVFGLRKSPVASGFTIPLVICTILFNEYCRQRFNPIYKNHVAEILIDMDQRDEQSGAMEEIHQMLQSAYCQFTVSPHDLFKCGCSNHREDGAGVRVPENVKPGLIHPMLGGLYLSGVKDIISWLSLLFTFQENRPAESASHK; this is translated from the exons ATGAAGATTTCAGCTCTTCTGACTTCTGCTGGAATCAATATAGCTGTGTGCTTGATACTTCTGTCGTTATATTCCATATTGAGAAAGCAACCAAGCAATATAAGTGTGTACTTTGGGCGGAGGATTGCTACTGGCCGCTCAAGACGCAATGATCCTTACTGCTTTGAGAGATTTATTCCTTCTCCTAGTTGGGTATTGAGAGCCTGGGAAAGTACTGAACAAGATCTTTTGAATATTGGTGGGTTGGATGCTGTGGTTTTCCTCAGGATTGTGGTTTTCAG TATTCGGATTTTTACTATAGCTGCAGTCACTTGCTGTTTTCTGGTGCTTCCGGTGAATTATTATGGTCAAAAGAGGCAGTACCAACAAATTCCCTTGGAGTCTTTGGAAGTATTTACCATCTTAAACGTTCAAGAAGCCTCTAAGTG GCTTTGGGTTCACTGTCTTACATTATATATCATAACGTGCTCAGCTTGTGTGCTTCTGTACTTC GAGTATAAAAGCATTTCTAAAATGAGGCTCGCTCATATTAGTGAATCTCCTCCAAACCCAAGTCATTTTACAGTTCTAGTTCGTGCTATTCCTTGGTCTGCTGAAGACTCGTACAGTAATAGTGTGAAACGATTCTTTATGAAATATCATGCATCAGGCTATTTGTTTCACCAAATGGTATATAAAGCTGGTACAATTCAGAAATTGATG AATGATGCAGAGAAAATGTACATGATGTTCAAGGATGTTTCTGTTGAAAAGAGTTGTGCACCTAGTATAATCCATTGTGGTAACTGTGTTGTAGAGCATACAAATTCTTTTAAGATCCTTTCTTCTGAGGATACTGTCAAGGGGAAAGCTGACTTTTGTGACATGGATTTTCCTGGAAGTAAAAAG GAGTGTGCCACTGCTTTTGTCTTTTTCAAGACTCGCCATGCTGCTGTTGTTGCTTCACAGGTTCTTCAATCATCGAACCCTATGTTATGGGTGACGGACATGGCACCTGAACCACATGATGTTTATTGGTCAAACCTTTGGATACCGTATGGACAACTGTGGATTCGTAAGATAGCAACTCTTATGGCTGCCATTGCCTTCATGCTCGTGTTTCTTATTCCAGTTACATTTGTTCAAGGCATGACTCAACTAGAGCAGCTACAACAAACATTTCCATTTCTTACAGGAATTTTAAAGAA GAAATTTGTAAGCGGGTTGTTTACAGGTTACCTTCCAAGTGTGATTTTGATTTTAGCTCTATATACAGTTCCACCAGTTATGATGTTATTTTCAGCAGTGGAGGGATCTGTCTCCCGAAGTGGGAGAAAGAAGAGTGCATGTTGCAAAATCTTGTACTTCACAATCTGGAATGTCTTTTTCGTCAATGTCTTTACGGGATCTGTCATCCGCCAATTGCGAGTCTTTTCTAGTGTGAAGGACATACCTGCACAGCTTGCTATTGCTGTTCCAGCTCAG GCTGGTTTCTTCTTGACTTATGTTTTGTCATCTGGTTGGGCAAGCTTGGCATGTGAAGTCATGCAACTTTACCCTCTCCTTTGCAACTTGATAAAAAGATTTATGCTCAGAATCAAGTCAGATTCACCAGATGATCCCCTGTCTTTTCCATATCATACTGATATTCCAAGACTCTTGCTATTTGGATTCATTGGCTTCACCTGTTCCATCTTGGTTCCCTTAATATTGCCCTTCTTGCTGGTTTATTTTATACTGGCATTCTTTGTCTATCGAAACCAG ATTCTGAACGTGTATGTTTCAAAATACGAAACTGGGGGACAGTACTGGCCTATTGTTCACAATACGACTATATTTTCATTAGTGTTTATGCAAATAATTGCTCTCGGGGTTTTTGGATTAAGAAAGTCTCCAGTAGCATCCGGCTTCACCATTCCGCTGGTTATTTGCACTATTCTTTTCAATGAATACTGTCGGCAGCGGTTTAACCCCATATATAAGAACCATGTTGCAGAG ATTCTTATTGATATGGACCAGCGAGATGAGCAGTCTGGAGCGATGGAAGAAATCCATCAAATGTTGCAATCAGCTTACTGCCAATTTACAGTAAGTCCTCATGACCTTTTCAAATGTGGATGTTCAAATCATCGGGAGGATGGTGCTGGCGTCCGGGTTCCAGAAAATGTGAAGCCAGGTTTGATTCATCCAATGCTTGGAGGACTTTATCTTTCCGGAGTCAAAGATATAATTTCATGGCTGTCTTTGCTTTTCACTTTTCAGGAGAATCGTCCAGCAGAATCAGCTAGCCACAAGTGA
- the LOC133805423 gene encoding uncharacterized protein LOC133805423 isoform X2 — protein MSMALPASTLFPTYSSSPSQFPIKLFGYRSCQVKKSLVLGTRHQTLFKYALKVSMSQFGGPEKVNMQINDVKEKLQKVIPDSVKELELERGADILVQKLLSLGQKALKWSTVVLIALSFLSDVIFTISRNQELVMPFGLLAGCLVADFLKEISIEVFPNSQLCFWTGKRVKPESYSYWLLLRSGQVHLCFFRENWKCVSFTCWQWWVFTSFVALDQFA, from the exons AAAACTATTTGGATACCGATCGTGTCAAGTCAAAAAGAGTTTGGTTCTAGGGACTCGTCACCAGACCTTGTTCAAATATGCCTTGAAAGTATCAATGTCACAATTTGGTGGACCAGAAAAGGTCAATATGCAAATCAATGATGTCAAAGAGAAATTACAGAAAGTCATTCCTGACTCAGTTAAGGAGCTCGAATTGGAGAGAGGGGCTGATATACTGGTGCAGAAATTGCTTTCTCTTGGACAAAAGGCTTTAAAATGGTCCACTGTTGTATTGATTGCTTTGAGCTTTTTATCCGATGTTATATTCACcatctctaggaaccaagaattAGTCATGCCGTTTGGTCTTTTGGCTGGTTGTTTAGTGGCCGATTTCTTGAAAGAAATATCCATAGAAGTGTTTCCAAACTCACAA TTGTGTTTCTGGACAGGGAAAAGGGTCAAACCGGAATCTTATAGTTATTGGCTGCTTCTTCGTTCTGGTCAAGTTCATCTCTGCTTTTTTCGGGAGAATTGGAAATGTGTTTCTTTTACATGTTGGCAATGGtgggtttttacaagttttgtggcTTTGGACCAGTTTGCTTAA
- the LOC133805422 gene encoding CSC1-like protein RXW8 isoform X2 — protein MKISALLTSAGINIAVCLILLSLYSILRKQPSNISVYFGRRIATGRSRRNDPYCFERFIPSPSWVLRAWESTEQDLLNIGGLDAVVFLRIVVFSIRIFTIAAVTCCFLVLPVNYYGQKRQYQQIPLESLEVFTILNVQEASKWLWVHCLTLYIITCSACVLLYFEYKSISKMRLAHISESPPNPSHFTVLVRAIPWSAEDSYSNSVKRFFMKYHASGYLFHQMVYKAGTIQKLMNDAEKMYMMFKDVSVEKSCAPSIIHCGNCVVEHTNSFKILSSEDTVKGKADFCDMDFPGSKKECATAFVFFKTRHAAVVASQVLQSSNPMLWVTDMAPEPHDVYWSNLWIPYGQLWIRKIATLMAAIAFMLVFLIPVTFVQGMTQLEQLQQTFPFLTGILKKKFVSGLFTGYLPSVILILALYTVPPVMMLFSAVEGSVSRSGRKKSACCKILYFTIWNVFFVNVFTGSVIRQLRVFSSVKDIPAQLAIAVPAQAGFFLTYVLSSGWASLACEVMQLYPLLCNLIKRFMLRIKSDSPDDPLSFPYHTDIPRLLLFGFIGFTCSILVPLILPFLLVYFILAFFVYRNQILNVYVSKYETGGQYWPIVHNTTIFSLVFMQIIALGVFGLRKSPVASGFTIPLVICTILFNEYCRQRFNPIYKNHVAEILIDMDQRDEQSGAMEEIHQMLQSAYCQFTVSPHDLFKCGCSNHREDGAGVRVPENVKPGESSSRIS, from the exons ATGAAGATTTCAGCTCTTCTGACTTCTGCTGGAATCAATATAGCTGTGTGCTTGATACTTCTGTCGTTATATTCCATATTGAGAAAGCAACCAAGCAATATAAGTGTGTACTTTGGGCGGAGGATTGCTACTGGCCGCTCAAGACGCAATGATCCTTACTGCTTTGAGAGATTTATTCCTTCTCCTAGTTGGGTATTGAGAGCCTGGGAAAGTACTGAACAAGATCTTTTGAATATTGGTGGGTTGGATGCTGTGGTTTTCCTCAGGATTGTGGTTTTCAG TATTCGGATTTTTACTATAGCTGCAGTCACTTGCTGTTTTCTGGTGCTTCCGGTGAATTATTATGGTCAAAAGAGGCAGTACCAACAAATTCCCTTGGAGTCTTTGGAAGTATTTACCATCTTAAACGTTCAAGAAGCCTCTAAGTG GCTTTGGGTTCACTGTCTTACATTATATATCATAACGTGCTCAGCTTGTGTGCTTCTGTACTTC GAGTATAAAAGCATTTCTAAAATGAGGCTCGCTCATATTAGTGAATCTCCTCCAAACCCAAGTCATTTTACAGTTCTAGTTCGTGCTATTCCTTGGTCTGCTGAAGACTCGTACAGTAATAGTGTGAAACGATTCTTTATGAAATATCATGCATCAGGCTATTTGTTTCACCAAATGGTATATAAAGCTGGTACAATTCAGAAATTGATG AATGATGCAGAGAAAATGTACATGATGTTCAAGGATGTTTCTGTTGAAAAGAGTTGTGCACCTAGTATAATCCATTGTGGTAACTGTGTTGTAGAGCATACAAATTCTTTTAAGATCCTTTCTTCTGAGGATACTGTCAAGGGGAAAGCTGACTTTTGTGACATGGATTTTCCTGGAAGTAAAAAG GAGTGTGCCACTGCTTTTGTCTTTTTCAAGACTCGCCATGCTGCTGTTGTTGCTTCACAGGTTCTTCAATCATCGAACCCTATGTTATGGGTGACGGACATGGCACCTGAACCACATGATGTTTATTGGTCAAACCTTTGGATACCGTATGGACAACTGTGGATTCGTAAGATAGCAACTCTTATGGCTGCCATTGCCTTCATGCTCGTGTTTCTTATTCCAGTTACATTTGTTCAAGGCATGACTCAACTAGAGCAGCTACAACAAACATTTCCATTTCTTACAGGAATTTTAAAGAA GAAATTTGTAAGCGGGTTGTTTACAGGTTACCTTCCAAGTGTGATTTTGATTTTAGCTCTATATACAGTTCCACCAGTTATGATGTTATTTTCAGCAGTGGAGGGATCTGTCTCCCGAAGTGGGAGAAAGAAGAGTGCATGTTGCAAAATCTTGTACTTCACAATCTGGAATGTCTTTTTCGTCAATGTCTTTACGGGATCTGTCATCCGCCAATTGCGAGTCTTTTCTAGTGTGAAGGACATACCTGCACAGCTTGCTATTGCTGTTCCAGCTCAG GCTGGTTTCTTCTTGACTTATGTTTTGTCATCTGGTTGGGCAAGCTTGGCATGTGAAGTCATGCAACTTTACCCTCTCCTTTGCAACTTGATAAAAAGATTTATGCTCAGAATCAAGTCAGATTCACCAGATGATCCCCTGTCTTTTCCATATCATACTGATATTCCAAGACTCTTGCTATTTGGATTCATTGGCTTCACCTGTTCCATCTTGGTTCCCTTAATATTGCCCTTCTTGCTGGTTTATTTTATACTGGCATTCTTTGTCTATCGAAACCAG ATTCTGAACGTGTATGTTTCAAAATACGAAACTGGGGGACAGTACTGGCCTATTGTTCACAATACGACTATATTTTCATTAGTGTTTATGCAAATAATTGCTCTCGGGGTTTTTGGATTAAGAAAGTCTCCAGTAGCATCCGGCTTCACCATTCCGCTGGTTATTTGCACTATTCTTTTCAATGAATACTGTCGGCAGCGGTTTAACCCCATATATAAGAACCATGTTGCAGAG ATTCTTATTGATATGGACCAGCGAGATGAGCAGTCTGGAGCGATGGAAGAAATCCATCAAATGTTGCAATCAGCTTACTGCCAATTTACAGTAAGTCCTCATGACCTTTTCAAATGTGGATGTTCAAATCATCGGGAGGATGGTGCTGGCGTCCGGGTTCCAGAAAATGTGAAGCCAG GAGAATCGTCCAGCAGAATCAGCTAG
- the LOC133805423 gene encoding uncharacterized protein LOC133805423 isoform X1, whose product MSMALPASTLFPTYSSSPSQFPIKLFGYRSCQVKKSLVLGTRHQTLFKYALKVSMSQFGGPEKVNMQINDVKEKLQKVIPDSVKELELERGADILVQKLLSLGQKALKWSTVVLIALSFLSDVIFTISRNQELVMPFGLLAGCLVADFLKEISIEVFPNSQGKGSNRNLIVIGCFFVLVKFISAFFGRIGNVFLLHVGNGGFLQVLWLWTSLLKGRSLCR is encoded by the exons AAAACTATTTGGATACCGATCGTGTCAAGTCAAAAAGAGTTTGGTTCTAGGGACTCGTCACCAGACCTTGTTCAAATATGCCTTGAAAGTATCAATGTCACAATTTGGTGGACCAGAAAAGGTCAATATGCAAATCAATGATGTCAAAGAGAAATTACAGAAAGTCATTCCTGACTCAGTTAAGGAGCTCGAATTGGAGAGAGGGGCTGATATACTGGTGCAGAAATTGCTTTCTCTTGGACAAAAGGCTTTAAAATGGTCCACTGTTGTATTGATTGCTTTGAGCTTTTTATCCGATGTTATATTCACcatctctaggaaccaagaattAGTCATGCCGTTTGGTCTTTTGGCTGGTTGTTTAGTGGCCGATTTCTTGAAAGAAATATCCATAGAAGTGTTTCCAAACTCACAA GGAAAAGGGTCAAACCGGAATCTTATAGTTATTGGCTGCTTCTTCGTTCTGGTCAAGTTCATCTCTGCTTTTTTCGGGAGAATTGGAAATGTGTTTCTTTTACATGTTGGCAATGGtgggtttttacaagttttgtggcTTTGGACCAGTTTGCTTAAGGGGAGAAGTCTTTGTCGCTAG